The nucleotide sequence TACGACGCTGCCGCCGCCCTTGAGCTGGGCCATTTTAGTCAGGCTGCCAAAGCCGATGATGGCTAGGGTAGCGATCGCAACCAGCACTAGCAAGTCGGGCTGCCACCAGCCCATCTGCTGACCTAATCCCTGACTCAGGATCAGCAGCGCCACGGTGTAGAAAGCCAGGATCATGGTTGCGATCGCAACGGCAAACAACAGCACCAGACGGTTCGTGTTGCGGCGCGCCTCGTCTTGATGTTCAAAGAAGTTCATAGACGTAGCTAGGGCCTAGCTAAAGGAAACGCGAGGAACGGCCTTGACCTCCGGCGGGCTTTCTTCCAGTAGCTGGGCTGAGCGGAAGTTAAAGCTGCTGGCAACGAGGTTGCTGGGAAAGACCTCACGCTTGGTGTTGTAAAGCGTCACCGAGTCGTTGAAGGCTTGACGGGCAAAGGCAATCCGGTTTTCGGTGGAGCGCAGTTCCTCCATGAGTTGGGCCATGTTTTCATTGGCCTTGAGGTCAGGATAGGCCTCTGAGAGAGCAAACAGGCGGCCCAAAGAGCCGGTAAGTGCGGCTTCTGCGCTGGATAACTGCTGCATTGCCTGAGGATCGCTGGGGTCTTGAGCAGCTTGGCGGTTGGCACTAATGGCGCTGTTGCGGGCGGCGATCACCGCTTCTAGGGTGTCGCGCTCGTGCTTCATATAGCCCTTGACCGACTCCACCAGGTTGGGAATCAGGTCGTAGCGTCGTCGCAGCTGCACATCAATTTGGGAAAAGGCGTTTTGGTAACGGTTGCGGAGGGTCACCAGGCGATTGTAAGCATCCATCACAATGAAGCCCACAAGCAGGACGACCGCAACTAGGAATATAAAAATACCCATAGGTGTTTTTCTGGGGGTGTTACGGCAGGGTTCAAGCCAGGACTACACCCTTCCGAGAACAGGTTACGGAAAGATGAGGTCGCCCCTAGCGTTCCCAAATCGGCCCCACTGATGTAGAAAGCGGGCCAACTTCACTGCTTATTTACCTGCTCACCTTCACATTTCTAGAGATGCGGTGGCTTTTGCGGCTAGCTCTACCGGATCGTCGGTTGCGATCGCGCCCTCTACCAAAACGCGAGCATAGACGCGGCTGCTGCCGGGGTAGTGAGTCTGGCTGATACGGCTGAATCGACGATCAGCAAACCAGCGCATATTTTTACGGCAGGGCTGAGCGTAGTCGGTAACTTCCAGCAGTACTGTTTCGCCCAGACGAATCTGGGTGCCTGGTTTAACTTCAGACCAATTTAGCCCGGTAACGGTGACATTTTCTCCGGCGTTGCCAGGTGCGATCGCATGACCCTCTTGCCGCAAGCTTTCGATCACCTCCAGCGACCACAGGCAAACTGCTCGGTCGGGGCCACCATGAAACTTGAGATTAGCTTGGCGATCTCCAGATAGCCCAGCCACCGAAACCTGCGCAGCGACAACGGGAAGCTTGGGCACGCCTCCCTGGGAAACACTGATCTGCACAATTTTTCCAGGCATAGGCTTGGCCCTCAGCGTTCGATAGAGAAGTTTTGAAAACTGCTGGAGGCCGCCTGTTCAACCACAACTACACGGGTGACGCGAGCCGCCGCTGGCCCCTGATGCGCCCAAGCCAGGAGAGCCTGGATCTGCGAGTCTGTCCCTTCAGCGACAATTTCGACGGTACTGTCGGGCAAATTGCGGACGTAGCCCGTCACGCCCAACCGGAGCGCTTCTTGCTGGGTGTAGTAGCGAAAGCCGACACCTTGAACGGTGCCGTGAACAGTAGCTTGGATGCGCTTCATCATGGGGGACAGGGGGAGAGGGGAGGCGCAGGGAGAGGGATGGAGAAGGTGAGGGGGATGGAGAAGATGAGGGGGATGGAGAAGATGAGGGGGATGGAGAAGATAGTTCTTGTATCTTAGGTTTCTGAACATCTCCAGAGTATCAGCCTTCCCCTGCACAAGACACTAGGCATTTGCCTCTCGTTGTCGCCCCTGTTCCTCTACCCCCCCTACCCCTCCCAATTGGGGGGCTGGGAGAGCTGCTGCTCAATTTTTGCTAGGCAAGCAGTTACAGCTGCTGCTTCGTCAGGATCAATGCTGCCTAGCCGGGTCAACCGCCAGTGAACTGACCGGCGCAGATCTTCTATTTCCTGGTGCAAAATGGCGATCTGGGCGCTGTCTGGAGCGTGTATTTCTGCTTCTGCCAGTTCGGCTTCGAGATTGGCCAGTTCACGTTTTAGGTGGGCTTGGGCGGCTTCGGTTTGCACCTCCACCCCTCCAGTTTTTACCACGCAGTAAATCTCCATCAGCCGCCGCAGGCGATCCGGAAAAGCAGACGAAATGCCGGCAGCTGAGGTGGATGTGGCTTCTCCGGGGTTTAGGTGAGCCAGTAGGTGATCAATTTCTGCCACCGTCAGCTTGGGTTCAGGCGGGTTCATCGGCTGTTTCTGTGGCGGGATGGAAATAGTCGTAGATCTGCTGCGCTAAGTGGGGGCCAATGCCAGGAACGGTCGCTAGCTGCTGGGGTGAAGCTTCTCGGATATAGTCGATGGAGCGGAAGGCTGCTAGCAGCTCCTTTTGGCGGTGCTGGCCCAAGCCCGGAATTTCTGAGAGCCGGGACCGGCGCATGCGATCGGTGCGTTTTTGGCGGTGGAAACTGACGGCAAAGCGGTGGGCTTCGTCGCGCAGGCGACGTAGCAGCTGCACTCCCGGCTGCTCGGCTTCGGTTTCTATAGGCTTAGACTCACCAGGGAGAAAGATCTCTTCACGCTTTTTGGCTAGGCTAACGACTTTAAGTTCTTGCAGCAGGTTGAGTTCTCGCAGCACCTCAACTACCGCAGAGAGCTGCCCCTTACCGCCATCAATCATCACCAAATCAGGCCAATCAGGATCGCCATGCCGCCGCTTTTCTGGGTGGGCGGCATAGCGGCGGAAGCGGCGGCGAATGACTTCGGCCATGCTGGCAAAGTCATCGGAGTGCCCAGCTCGGACCTCGGGATTTTTAATCTTGTAGTGACGATAGTGCTGCTTGGCAGGCAGTCCGTCGACGAAGACCACCTGGGAGGCTACGGCATCAGACCCCTGAATGTGGGAGATGTCATAGCCCTCAATGCGGCGGGGCAGGTCGGGCAGGTCGAGCATGTCTGCCAGATCGAGCACGGCCTGGGCATTGCGGTCAGCAAACTGTTGGGTGCGGGCCAGTTCGTATTGGGCGTTGCGCTCGACCATTTCCACGAGGTTGGCCTTGGTCTGGCGCTGAGGCACTTCAACGGTAACTTTGCGACCCCGACGGCTGCTTAAATATTCAGCCAAG is from Pseudanabaena sp. FACHB-2040 and encodes:
- a CDS encoding LemA family protein, encoding MGIFIFLVAVVLLVGFIVMDAYNRLVTLRNRYQNAFSQIDVQLRRRYDLIPNLVESVKGYMKHERDTLEAVIAARNSAISANRQAAQDPSDPQAMQQLSSAEAALTGSLGRLFALSEAYPDLKANENMAQLMEELRSTENRIAFARQAFNDSVTLYNTKREVFPSNLVASSFNFRSAQLLEESPPEVKAVPRVSFS
- a CDS encoding MOSC domain-containing protein, giving the protein MPGKIVQISVSQGGVPKLPVVAAQVSVAGLSGDRQANLKFHGGPDRAVCLWSLEVIESLRQEGHAIAPGNAGENVTVTGLNWSEVKPGTQIRLGETVLLEVTDYAQPCRKNMRWFADRRFSRISQTHYPGSSRVYARVLVEGAIATDDPVELAAKATASLEM
- a CDS encoding acylphosphatase; translation: MKRIQATVHGTVQGVGFRYYTQQEALRLGVTGYVRNLPDSTVEIVAEGTDSQIQALLAWAHQGPAAARVTRVVVVEQAASSSFQNFSIER